The proteins below come from a single Candidatus Eremiobacteraceae bacterium genomic window:
- a CDS encoding dipeptide epimerase translates to MLAAASVEASVMARAFPSGAPVLRCSPLLLHLRHTFTIARSSEDVAESVLLELDDGELTGLGECAPSGRYEESPGLVTRQLLAADFRDVDLFEFDVALGRLGGEERGAMCALDIALHDLAGKRLGVPVCRLLGLDPSAAKETSFTVGIADIDTMVAKTKEAAHMPILKVKVGAGNEIETLEALRSVYRGRIRIDANEGWEPEQAVRLLNELARFEVEFCEQPVRAGAPERLRFVRERSRIPIMADESCRIPADIAPLAGCVDGIVIKLVKCGGMREAVAMTHIARALGMKIMIGCMIESSILATAGAHLTPLVDYADLDGPLLVTDDPYDGVVFDGAQMRLPDAPGLGVALRASA, encoded by the coding sequence ATGCTAGCGGCGGCGAGCGTGGAAGCCAGCGTCATGGCACGAGCGTTTCCAAGCGGCGCGCCGGTTCTGCGTTGCTCGCCCTTGCTGTTGCACCTCCGCCACACGTTCACGATCGCGCGATCGTCGGAGGACGTCGCCGAATCGGTGCTGCTCGAGCTCGACGACGGCGAGTTGACGGGGCTCGGCGAGTGCGCGCCGTCCGGCCGATACGAGGAGAGTCCTGGGCTTGTGACGCGTCAGCTGCTGGCCGCCGACTTCCGCGACGTCGATCTTTTCGAATTCGACGTCGCGCTCGGGCGGCTCGGCGGCGAGGAACGCGGCGCGATGTGCGCGCTCGACATCGCTCTCCACGACCTCGCCGGCAAACGGCTCGGAGTACCCGTCTGCCGGCTCCTCGGGCTCGATCCAAGCGCCGCCAAAGAGACGTCTTTCACGGTCGGTATCGCCGACATCGACACGATGGTCGCGAAGACGAAGGAAGCGGCGCATATGCCGATCCTCAAGGTCAAGGTGGGCGCGGGCAACGAGATCGAGACGCTCGAGGCGCTGCGCTCGGTCTATCGCGGGCGTATCAGGATCGATGCGAACGAGGGCTGGGAGCCGGAGCAGGCGGTGCGATTGCTCAACGAGCTCGCGCGCTTCGAGGTCGAATTCTGCGAGCAGCCCGTGCGCGCAGGCGCGCCCGAGCGGCTGCGCTTCGTGCGCGAGCGGTCGAGAATCCCGATCATGGCGGACGAGAGCTGCCGTATTCCGGCGGACATCGCGCCGCTCGCCGGGTGCGTCGACGGGATCGTCATCAAACTCGTCAAGTGCGGCGGCATGCGCGAAGCGGTCGCGATGACGCACATCGCTCGCGCGCTCGGCATGAAGATCATGATCGGCTGTATGATCGAGTCGTCGATCCTCGCGACGGCCGGCGCTCACCTGACACCGCTCGTCGATTACGCCGACCTCGATGGACCGTTGCTCGTCACCGACGATCCGTATGACGGCGTCGTTTTCGACGGCGCGCAGATGCGTCTACCCGATGCTCCTGGGCTGGGGGTGGCGCTCCGCGCCTCGGCGTAG
- a CDS encoding DUF1611 domain-containing protein, producing the protein MMQAKRRYAILTDGYLTDRHAKTAHGVMQYGRDEIVAIIDSTYAGKNAIDVVPHLGRSSPIVATAREALALGPTSLLLGVATAGGVVPPAFRVQILDAIDAGVEIVSGLHEFLNDDEEFVARAKASGAKLWDVREVPDGIPLFSGEAYRVPQTVVLAVGSDCAIGKMTVMLELERAGRAAGARAEFVATGQTGILIAGKGIAVDRVISDFVAGAAERLVLSVDQNTDITLVEGQGSILHPAYAPVTLGLLYGCAPDCFVLCHDAARSRIEEFDVPIPDLKTLAAMHESWVAPIKPARCVAVALNTHKLDESEARAAIENAERETGLPADDVVRFGADKLWRAIAKAAA; encoded by the coding sequence ATGATGCAGGCCAAGCGGCGCTATGCCATCCTCACGGACGGTTATCTCACCGACAGGCATGCGAAGACTGCGCACGGCGTCATGCAGTACGGACGCGACGAGATCGTCGCCATCATCGATTCGACGTACGCCGGGAAGAACGCGATCGATGTCGTTCCGCACCTCGGCCGCTCGTCGCCGATCGTCGCTACCGCGCGCGAGGCGCTCGCGCTGGGGCCGACGTCGCTGCTCCTCGGCGTCGCCACCGCGGGCGGCGTCGTGCCACCCGCCTTTCGCGTCCAGATCCTCGACGCGATCGATGCGGGCGTCGAGATCGTCAGCGGTTTGCACGAGTTCCTCAACGATGACGAGGAATTCGTCGCGCGAGCGAAAGCGAGCGGCGCTAAGCTCTGGGATGTCCGGGAGGTTCCTGACGGCATCCCGCTGTTCTCGGGCGAAGCGTATCGCGTGCCGCAGACCGTCGTGCTCGCCGTCGGCAGCGACTGCGCGATCGGCAAGATGACCGTCATGCTCGAACTCGAGCGCGCCGGCCGCGCCGCGGGCGCACGCGCCGAGTTCGTCGCGACCGGCCAGACCGGCATTCTCATCGCCGGCAAGGGCATCGCGGTCGATCGCGTCATCTCCGATTTTGTCGCCGGTGCGGCCGAGCGTCTCGTTCTTTCCGTCGATCAGAACACCGATATCACGCTCGTCGAAGGTCAAGGGAGCATTCTCCATCCGGCTTACGCGCCGGTCACGCTCGGCTTGCTGTACGGCTGCGCGCCAGATTGTTTCGTCCTGTGCCACGATGCCGCGCGCAGCCGCATCGAGGAGTTCGACGTGCCGATCCCCGATCTGAAGACGCTCGCGGCGATGCACGAGTCGTGGGTCGCGCCGATCAAGCCGGCACGCTGCGTCGCCGTCGCGCTCAATACGCACAAACTCGATGAGAGCGAAGCGCGCGCCGCGATCGAGAACGCCGAGCGCGAGACCGGGCTTCCGGCCGACGACGTCGTCCGTTTCGGCGCCGACAAGTTATGGCGCGCGATCGCGAAGGCGGCGGCGTGA
- a CDS encoding peptide ABC transporter substrate-binding protein, which produces MRARTGLAIVAFCAVVAAAGCSKVGTTTSTSSQSVNPWTEHGVLRIVANQEPNSLLRLFSNQAAADDMTALLFEPMFRYDERGNAVPALATTFPTQQNGLISKDGLRITFKLQPKARWSDGRPVTADDVIFTWHAIVDGNNPVVTTAGYDGIKTMIADNPHQVTMVLKKPYGPSVFLFSEGSFPPLPAHLLARYPRIDRLPYDSNPVGDGPYILKQWVHGSDLIFSPNPLYWRGEPKVNEVDIRIIPNSLTDVSELKTHEIDVLDGVSKNLIGQLDSIGGIRVVKQLTANYRHLDFNLHNPILADVTVRRAIATSIDFDKIIQDVYHGLGQRGSTVIPPMSWAASDLKPLAYDPAAARASLDADGWKAGPGGIRARGGVRLSLSMSTATENLPNQMAEQIVAAELHDVGIDVTIKNYATSVLFAPDGPLYGDRYDMAWIVNTDGTDPDFLGLIGCDYWPPHGANTDFYCNHKVDALLSDAQVHYDFAVRKRDYDQASKILIDEAPYVVVYWDINVVAENSDVKNFKPSPFITDFWNAWEWEI; this is translated from the coding sequence GTGAGAGCGCGCACCGGTCTCGCCATCGTGGCGTTTTGCGCGGTCGTCGCGGCCGCCGGCTGTTCGAAGGTCGGCACGACGACGAGCACGTCTTCGCAAAGCGTCAACCCGTGGACCGAACACGGCGTGCTCCGCATCGTCGCGAATCAGGAGCCGAACTCGCTGCTTCGCCTTTTCTCGAATCAGGCAGCCGCAGACGACATGACCGCACTGCTTTTCGAGCCGATGTTCCGCTACGACGAGCGCGGCAACGCCGTGCCGGCGCTCGCAACGACGTTCCCGACGCAGCAGAACGGGCTCATCAGCAAAGACGGCCTGCGCATCACGTTCAAGCTCCAGCCGAAGGCGCGGTGGTCGGACGGACGACCGGTCACGGCTGACGATGTCATCTTCACGTGGCACGCGATCGTCGACGGCAACAACCCGGTCGTGACGACTGCCGGTTACGACGGCATCAAGACGATGATCGCGGACAATCCGCATCAGGTGACGATGGTCTTGAAAAAGCCGTACGGTCCTTCGGTCTTCCTCTTCTCGGAAGGCTCGTTTCCGCCGCTGCCCGCGCACCTGCTCGCGCGTTATCCGCGCATCGACCGCCTGCCGTACGACTCGAACCCGGTCGGCGACGGACCGTACATCCTCAAGCAGTGGGTCCACGGCTCCGATCTCATCTTCTCGCCGAATCCCCTGTACTGGCGGGGCGAACCGAAAGTGAACGAGGTCGATATCCGCATCATCCCCAACTCGCTGACCGACGTCAGCGAATTGAAGACGCACGAGATCGACGTGCTCGACGGCGTTTCGAAGAATCTCATCGGCCAGTTGGATTCGATCGGCGGGATCCGCGTCGTCAAACAGTTGACGGCGAACTACCGGCATCTCGACTTCAACCTGCACAACCCCATCCTCGCCGATGTCACAGTGCGTCGCGCGATCGCGACCTCGATCGACTTCGACAAGATCATCCAAGACGTCTATCACGGCCTCGGCCAGCGCGGCTCGACGGTCATCCCGCCGATGTCGTGGGCGGCGAGCGATCTCAAGCCGCTGGCGTACGATCCCGCTGCTGCGCGTGCTTCGCTTGACGCCGACGGATGGAAAGCCGGTCCGGGCGGCATCCGAGCGCGCGGCGGCGTACGGCTCTCGCTCTCGATGTCGACCGCGACGGAGAATCTTCCGAACCAGATGGCCGAGCAGATCGTCGCCGCGGAGTTGCACGACGTCGGCATCGACGTGACGATCAAGAACTACGCGACGTCGGTGCTCTTCGCGCCCGACGGCCCGCTTTACGGCGACAGGTACGACATGGCGTGGATCGTCAACACGGACGGAACCGATCCCGACTTCCTCGGCCTTATCGGCTGCGACTACTGGCCGCCGCACGGCGCGAACACGGATTTCTACTGCAACCATAAGGTCGATGCGCTGCTAAGCGACGCGCAGGTGCACTACGATTTCGCCGTGCGCAAGCGCGACTACGATCAAGCCTCGAAGATCCTCATCGACGAGGCGCCGTACGTCGTCGTCTATTGGGATATCAATGTCGTCGCGGAGAACTCGGACGTCAAGAACTTCAAGCCGTCACCCTTCATCACCGACTTCTGGAATGCATGGGAATGGGAGATCTGA
- a CDS encoding peptidase C39 family protein, which produces MGDLIALVYAALWIVAANTDKPAFTTAVHEVAGGFSSAIASWNVSTSGDAWISVQMRARVGDRWTRWYEMGHWSSALDDGHRHSIDKQSDADGEVDTDTLNLTHPATAVQLRADLHPSSAGTMPALHMLAVTTDSGAQASQSDAMTADVGAWGTDIDVPQLTQRVGKQGGAYGGGGGSWCSPTSVAMVMGYWAHKLDKPQWVVDVPTAAKGTYDPVYDGCGNWPFNVAYASEHGLAGYIERFSSLADVERLVKRGIPVIASIKVATGELDGTPYGTTDGHLLVVRGFTPTGDVIVNEPDGDPGTIRRVYKRAQFAHVWQHGSHGAVYIIAPPQDLPTR; this is translated from the coding sequence ATGGGAGATCTGATCGCATTGGTCTACGCCGCACTCTGGATCGTCGCGGCGAACACGGACAAGCCGGCGTTCACGACGGCTGTCCACGAAGTCGCGGGCGGCTTCTCGTCGGCGATCGCGTCGTGGAACGTGAGCACGAGCGGCGACGCGTGGATCAGCGTGCAGATGCGCGCCCGCGTCGGCGATCGGTGGACGCGCTGGTACGAGATGGGCCACTGGAGCTCGGCGCTCGACGACGGCCATCGTCATTCGATCGACAAGCAGTCGGATGCCGACGGCGAAGTCGATACCGACACGTTGAATCTGACGCATCCCGCGACGGCCGTCCAATTGCGGGCGGACCTTCATCCTTCGTCTGCAGGCACGATGCCGGCGCTCCACATGCTCGCGGTGACGACCGACAGCGGCGCGCAGGCTTCGCAAAGCGATGCGATGACGGCGGACGTCGGCGCGTGGGGCACCGATATCGACGTGCCGCAGCTGACGCAGCGCGTCGGAAAGCAAGGCGGCGCATACGGCGGCGGCGGCGGCTCGTGGTGTTCGCCGACGAGCGTCGCGATGGTCATGGGCTATTGGGCGCACAAGCTCGACAAACCGCAGTGGGTCGTCGATGTGCCGACGGCGGCGAAGGGGACGTACGACCCCGTTTACGACGGCTGCGGCAATTGGCCGTTCAACGTCGCATACGCATCGGAGCATGGGCTCGCCGGTTATATCGAACGATTCTCATCGCTCGCGGATGTCGAACGGCTCGTCAAGCGCGGCATCCCGGTGATCGCGAGCATCAAGGTCGCGACGGGTGAGCTCGATGGAACTCCGTATGGAACCACAGACGGTCATCTCCTCGTCGTGCGCGGATTCACGCCGACGGGAGATGTTATCGTCAACGAACCGGACGGAGACCCCGGGACGATCCGCCGCGTGTACAAGCGCGCCCAGTTCGCGCACGTCTGGCAGCACGGCTCCCACGGCGCGGTCTACATCATCGCCCCACCCCAAGACTTGCCCACGCGCTAA
- a CDS encoding halocarboxylic acid dehydrogenase DehI family protein, with amino-acid sequence MKSIPLVRDADVSDDRVKEAYRDFKESMRVSFVDSMFQAYAATPKFLDYAWRRLRPSMLSAPFVEQGRRVADIADDGVASWPVSDHAAELHARNYGDADLRKLRDIVEIFHGLLPKLAIVSQALRVALGGEPIGGGGVSQPPQHDDRDRLVRDFRGLQVPMADDREAPLRVRNAFDEMQRVAGLSFVSTAHRALGAYPDWLDVVWSDVKPMLADVRRRDLCNKVDAAAQEAAQHLPYPLNMPEGEFDAMKSVNDAFCSILPGLIVDIAVARRGLGPEPTT; translated from the coding sequence ATGAAGAGCATCCCACTCGTCCGCGACGCCGACGTCTCCGACGATCGCGTCAAAGAGGCGTATCGCGATTTCAAAGAGTCGATGCGCGTCTCGTTCGTCGACTCGATGTTCCAGGCGTATGCCGCGACGCCGAAGTTCCTCGATTACGCGTGGCGGCGGCTGCGTCCGAGCATGCTGTCGGCGCCGTTCGTCGAGCAGGGGCGCCGTGTCGCCGACATCGCCGACGACGGCGTCGCGAGTTGGCCCGTCTCCGACCATGCCGCCGAGCTCCACGCTCGCAACTACGGCGACGCGGATCTTCGCAAGCTCCGCGACATCGTCGAGATCTTCCATGGCCTGCTGCCGAAACTCGCGATCGTATCGCAGGCGCTGCGCGTCGCGCTCGGCGGCGAACCGATCGGCGGCGGCGGTGTCTCGCAACCGCCGCAGCATGACGACCGCGATCGGCTCGTGAGGGATTTTCGCGGCTTGCAAGTGCCGATGGCGGACGATCGCGAGGCGCCGCTTCGCGTTCGCAACGCTTTCGACGAGATGCAGCGCGTGGCCGGTCTCTCGTTCGTGAGCACTGCGCATCGCGCGCTCGGCGCATACCCCGACTGGCTCGACGTCGTCTGGTCGGATGTAAAGCCGATGCTGGCCGACGTCCGGCGACGCGACCTGTGCAACAAGGTCGATGCTGCCGCGCAAGAGGCGGCGCAGCACTTGCCGTACCCGTTGAACATGCCCGAGGGCGAGTTCGACGCCATGAAGTCGGTCAACGACGCATTTTGTTCGATCTTGCCGGGCCTCATCGTCGACATCGCGGTCGCCCGCCGCGGCCTCGGCCCCGAACCCACCACCTAG
- the aspS gene encoding aspartate--tRNA ligase: MTTFARATCGELTADRVGGQADIRGWVNSTRDHGGLIFVDVRDRFGITQTVFDPSSSPAAAETASKLRSEDVIAVRGVVRRRPAGTENKALSTGEIEIAGSDVDVLNRSLTPPFPIHGDEDIDEHLRMKYRFLDLRRPKLQRNIALRHRALKAVRDYLDARGFLEIETPMLIKQTPEGARDFLVPSRLHPGTFYALPQSPQLFKQILMVAGFHRYFQIARCFRDEASRADRQPEFTQIDIEMTFPTQEDVIELTEGMFARMFGEALGIEVATPFPRLTFGESMDRFGVDKPDLRFGMELADYGLAFENTEFKIFASALAEGKRIIGIVDEGGASRSRREFDALVAAAQELGAKGLAWIAFGSDGVKTSLPKTALTDSALAAIRRIGGAKDGDAVLLVADAPSTALAIAGQLRLHVATAKGLRDPERFEFCWVLDFPLFERDAETGALGPMHHPFTAPAPGYESLAGDPLLLRAQHYDVVLNGSELGSGSIRIHDPEIQRKVFRLLGYTDEQVEARFGFLLEALSYGAPPHGGIAPGVDRIIQMMVGADSIREVIAFPKNQRFQDVMIDAPSTVEPELLRELRIKVEPPR; this comes from the coding sequence TTGACGACTTTCGCGCGCGCCACGTGCGGCGAGCTCACCGCCGACCGCGTCGGCGGACAAGCGGACATCCGCGGCTGGGTGAACAGCACGCGCGATCACGGCGGCCTCATCTTCGTCGACGTGCGCGACCGTTTCGGCATCACGCAGACGGTGTTCGATCCTTCGTCGTCGCCCGCGGCCGCCGAGACGGCTTCGAAGCTCCGGTCCGAGGACGTGATCGCGGTCCGCGGCGTCGTCCGCCGCCGGCCCGCGGGCACTGAGAACAAAGCGCTCTCGACCGGCGAGATCGAGATCGCCGGATCCGACGTCGACGTGCTCAACCGGTCGCTCACGCCGCCGTTCCCGATCCATGGCGACGAGGATATCGACGAACATCTTCGCATGAAGTATCGCTTCCTCGATCTGCGCCGGCCGAAGCTGCAGCGCAACATCGCGCTTCGCCACCGTGCGCTCAAAGCGGTCCGCGACTACCTCGACGCGCGCGGCTTCCTCGAGATCGAGACGCCGATGCTCATCAAGCAGACGCCCGAGGGCGCACGCGACTTCCTCGTGCCGAGCCGCTTGCATCCGGGGACGTTCTATGCGCTGCCGCAATCGCCGCAGCTGTTCAAGCAGATCTTGATGGTCGCCGGCTTTCACCGGTATTTCCAGATAGCGCGCTGCTTCCGGGATGAGGCGTCGCGCGCCGATCGTCAGCCGGAGTTCACGCAGATCGACATCGAGATGACGTTCCCGACGCAAGAGGACGTCATCGAGCTCACCGAGGGCATGTTCGCGCGCATGTTCGGCGAGGCGCTCGGCATCGAGGTGGCGACGCCGTTCCCCAGGCTGACGTTCGGCGAGTCGATGGACCGATTCGGCGTCGACAAGCCGGATCTGCGCTTCGGCATGGAGCTCGCCGACTACGGACTTGCGTTCGAGAACACCGAGTTCAAGATCTTCGCGAGCGCGCTCGCCGAGGGCAAGCGCATCATCGGCATCGTCGACGAGGGCGGTGCGTCACGCTCGCGGCGCGAGTTCGACGCGCTCGTCGCGGCCGCGCAAGAACTTGGGGCGAAAGGCCTCGCGTGGATCGCATTCGGATCGGACGGCGTGAAGACATCGCTCCCGAAGACGGCGCTCACCGACTCAGCGCTGGCAGCGATCCGCCGCATCGGCGGTGCGAAAGACGGCGATGCGGTACTGCTCGTCGCCGATGCGCCGTCGACCGCGCTCGCCATCGCGGGCCAGCTTCGTCTGCACGTCGCGACGGCGAAAGGGCTTCGCGATCCAGAGCGCTTCGAATTCTGCTGGGTGCTCGATTTCCCGCTCTTCGAACGTGACGCAGAGACGGGCGCTCTCGGCCCGATGCACCATCCGTTCACGGCGCCCGCGCCCGGGTATGAGTCCCTCGCCGGCGATCCGCTCCTGCTGCGCGCGCAACACTACGACGTCGTGCTCAACGGCTCCGAGCTAGGAAGCGGATCGATCCGTATCCACGACCCCGAGATTCAGCGCAAAGTCTTCCGCCTGCTCGGCTACACCGACGAGCAAGTCGAGGCGCGCTTCGGCTTCCTGCTCGAGGCGCTCTCGTATGGCGCGCCGCCGCACGGCGGCATCGCGCCCGGTGTCGATCGGATAATCCAGATGATGGTGGGCGCCGATTCGATCCGCGAGGTGATCGCCTTCCCGAAGAACCAGCGATTCCAAGACGTCATGATCGACGCGCCGTCGACGGTCGAGCCCGAGCTCTTGCGCGAGCTGCGCATCAAAGTGGAGCCGCCCCGATGA
- a CDS encoding glycosyltransferase, producing MELSVVVPTYNRIDTLRVVLPSLLDQTVDPEAYEIIIADSRSDDGTDEFVRSTIASAVGERLRYVPGPYTGRAAARNAGIAAARAPVVLFTDADIIASRDLIERHVLGHAASGERVAVVGCELQVKSLEDYRQQRDDPATRRPLHPATRSKLSWLYFLTGNASVRRDDLQAVGGFDESFTGYGHEDLELGYRLEKSGVEIRYDPAAVNYHWHPVGYSEQIGRMELAGVSTVRFYRKHPDFAVKANLGMTRISLALHSLLAAARPVREAIERAGASVEMPKKNTWPYVARQIAYQYHYVTGVKRALREPVGASER from the coding sequence ATGGAACTTTCGGTCGTCGTGCCGACCTACAACCGGATCGACACGCTGCGCGTCGTTCTGCCGTCGCTGCTCGACCAGACGGTCGACCCGGAAGCGTACGAGATCATCATCGCCGATTCGCGAAGCGATGACGGAACGGATGAGTTCGTCCGCTCGACGATCGCATCGGCTGTTGGCGAACGGCTTCGCTACGTGCCCGGTCCTTACACAGGGCGCGCGGCTGCCCGCAACGCAGGCATCGCGGCGGCCCGGGCGCCGGTCGTGCTCTTCACCGATGCGGACATCATCGCGTCGCGCGATCTCATCGAACGTCACGTGCTCGGTCACGCGGCAAGCGGCGAGCGCGTGGCTGTGGTCGGTTGCGAACTGCAGGTGAAATCCCTGGAAGACTACAGACAGCAGCGTGACGACCCGGCGACGCGCAGGCCGCTCCATCCGGCGACGCGGAGCAAGCTTTCGTGGCTCTATTTCCTCACCGGCAACGCGTCGGTGCGGCGCGACGACCTGCAAGCGGTCGGCGGATTCGACGAATCGTTCACCGGATACGGTCACGAAGACCTCGAACTCGGCTACCGGCTCGAGAAGAGCGGCGTCGAGATCCGCTACGACCCAGCCGCCGTCAACTATCACTGGCATCCGGTCGGTTACAGCGAGCAGATCGGGCGCATGGAACTCGCCGGCGTCTCGACCGTGCGCTTTTATCGCAAGCACCCCGACTTCGCTGTGAAGGCGAACCTCGGGATGACGCGGATCTCGCTCGCGCTCCACTCGCTGCTCGCCGCCGCGAGGCCCGTTCGGGAAGCGATCGAACGAGCCGGCGCGTCCGTCGAGATGCCGAAGAAGAACACGTGGCCGTACGTGGCGCGGCAGATCGCATATCAATATCACTACGTCACCGGGGTGAAGCGCGCGCTGCGCGAGCCCGTAGGAGCATCGGAGCGTTGA
- a CDS encoding glycosyltransferase family 9 protein — protein MKRIVIIRTDRVGDLVLSTPAIASLRRSWPEAKIEAIVTDYTEPVLRHSPDVDCVHVLRKSATISAARTLAHEIGAGADLVVALAPRTPDYRLAAWTRAPRRIGYVYRRRYFSRLAAWWLLTDHCISEADPDLADRYPDIPVAHEVHQVLALVALAGGGVTTDRLVLRLGDDDRAFARNAVAGGAIALNLAPRWFQPNFGFEATVKLLRRLASLRRDVLVTYGNDVPDAAARLRGAVSAPNITWLDGLPLLRWAAALERCSVVVTVDTGATHVASAVGVPVVAVFERQYFRLSSQEWAPWQVPSVALCKQPAGASADPLIDDITTAAQRLAEEKTPDADARPAL, from the coding sequence ATGAAGCGCATCGTCATCATCAGGACGGATCGCGTCGGCGACCTCGTCTTGTCGACGCCGGCCATCGCCTCGCTGCGCAGGTCGTGGCCCGAAGCGAAGATCGAGGCGATCGTCACGGACTACACGGAGCCGGTTCTCCGTCATAGTCCCGACGTCGATTGCGTGCACGTCCTGCGTAAATCGGCGACGATCTCGGCCGCGCGCACCCTAGCGCATGAGATCGGCGCCGGTGCGGATCTCGTCGTCGCCTTGGCGCCGAGAACCCCGGACTACCGCCTCGCCGCATGGACGCGTGCTCCGCGACGCATCGGCTACGTCTATCGTCGCAGATATTTCTCGCGTCTTGCCGCGTGGTGGCTGTTGACGGATCATTGCATCTCGGAAGCGGACCCCGACCTCGCCGACCGGTATCCCGATATACCTGTCGCGCATGAGGTCCATCAAGTGCTCGCGCTCGTCGCGCTCGCGGGCGGCGGCGTCACGACCGATCGGCTCGTGCTGCGGCTCGGCGACGACGACCGCGCGTTCGCGCGCAACGCCGTCGCGGGAGGAGCGATCGCGCTCAATCTCGCGCCGCGTTGGTTTCAGCCGAATTTCGGTTTCGAGGCGACGGTGAAGCTCCTACGGCGCCTCGCGTCGCTGCGGAGGGACGTGCTGGTGACCTACGGAAATGACGTGCCCGATGCGGCGGCGCGGCTTCGCGGCGCCGTTTCCGCTCCCAACATCACGTGGCTCGACGGGTTGCCGCTGCTCCGATGGGCCGCGGCGCTCGAACGGTGTTCGGTCGTCGTCACCGTCGACACCGGCGCGACGCACGTGGCGAGCGCGGTCGGCGTACCGGTCGTCGCGGTCTTCGAGCGCCAGTACTTCCGGCTCAGCTCGCAGGAGTGGGCGCCTTGGCAAGTGCCGAGCGTCGCGCTCTGCAAGCAGCCTGCTGGAGCTTCGGCCGATCCGCTCATCGACGACATCACGACGGCCGCGCAGCGGCTCGCCGAGGAGAAAACGCCGGACGCGGATGCGCGACCGGCTCTCTGA
- a CDS encoding glycosyltransferase: MSTHEKTPVLTIQLCTYNRKALLGRVMDALFDQDLDPDDYEIVLVDDGSTDGSYESVISKLQPPCSLHVVRQRNAGLARGRNTGIARARGEYILFMDDDVLATRGLLSAHVRFHREHPRSICRAGVINVDDFDHLPPARYSWRNYSGAYFWTTNVSLPLALVKEAGGFDERFREYGWEDLELGFRLRTMGVPSMLARDAIVYHFKPPVPRANVPSMVRQARAQGRTAVQFLRKHPHWRVALATGQVAPIRFWSGVARAAGWPRVLERLSGAAGDAPANVPPAVQRWAAHRLARAAYFEEIAASDGSR, from the coding sequence ATGAGCACGCACGAGAAAACGCCCGTGTTGACGATCCAGTTATGCACGTATAATCGCAAAGCGTTGCTCGGGCGTGTGATGGACGCGCTTTTCGATCAGGACCTCGATCCGGACGACTACGAGATCGTTCTCGTCGACGACGGCTCGACCGACGGATCGTACGAATCGGTCATATCGAAGCTGCAGCCGCCGTGTTCGCTCCACGTCGTCCGGCAGCGAAACGCCGGCTTGGCGCGCGGGCGAAACACCGGCATCGCGCGCGCGCGCGGCGAGTACATCTTGTTCATGGACGACGACGTCCTTGCGACGCGCGGATTGCTCTCCGCCCACGTGCGCTTCCATCGCGAGCATCCGCGTTCGATCTGCAGGGCGGGCGTCATCAATGTCGACGATTTCGATCACCTTCCTCCAGCAAGATATTCGTGGCGCAACTATTCCGGCGCGTATTTCTGGACGACGAACGTCTCGCTGCCGCTCGCGCTCGTGAAAGAGGCGGGCGGATTCGACGAGCGCTTCCGCGAGTACGGCTGGGAAGATCTCGAACTCGGCTTTCGCCTGCGTACGATGGGCGTTCCGTCGATGCTGGCCCGCGATGCGATCGTCTACCACTTCAAGCCGCCGGTGCCGCGCGCGAACGTACCGAGCATGGTGCGACAAGCGCGCGCGCAGGGCCGCACGGCCGTGCAATTCCTGAGGAAGCATCCGCACTGGCGCGTCGCGCTCGCGACCGGTCAGGTGGCGCCAATCCGCTTTTGGAGCGGCGTCGCCCGCGCCGCGGGCTGGCCGCGTGTTCTCGAGCGTCTCTCGGGTGCCGCCGGCGACGCGCCGGCAAACGTCCCTCCGGCGGTCCAACGCTGGGCCGCGCACCGGCTCGCGCGGGCGGCGTATTTCGAAGAGATCGCGGCTTCGGACGGTTCGCGATGA